A region of Subdoligranulum variabile DNA encodes the following proteins:
- a CDS encoding ABC-F family ATP-binding cassette domain-containing protein, with protein sequence MLLELQDLGKSFGEREVLEHVTASVERGDRIGIIGANGTGKTTLLRILYGESLPDTGTAAFGNGVTCGYLEQNAHLDPSLDVYGTMRLAFTPALEAMQKLDTLQKELAQEPENTLIQEEINHCNAVIDAMDAYQMDIQIKKVLNGMGFPADTWQKPAGVLSGGEQTRLRLARLLLERPDLLILDEPTNHLDIETMDWLEEYLKSYRGAVLVVSHDRYFLDAVCTRIWELRGKTIQTYRGNYSAYLPQRQAADERQQKMHDAAVEKAAKLQEYIDRNLVRASTTKMAQSRRKQLEKLDIVEAPTAEAWELNFRFEYDIEPYDELVIMKNLTVRMGERTLIDGLDYTVHRGDKLIIAGPNGTGKSTLLQVLDGKRRPSGGMVRLGSGAKPGIFTQQQARRAGRVIDAIWNQYPRFTELEVRSHLARFGYRGEEVFKDCAQLSGGELARLRFAELALERPNLMFLDEPTNHLDIYMRESLTQALSAYTGTLLLVTHDRYLMQTLGCPILYLENGKETFYRDFAAFKSRDTASFAQKEKSEEPIKRQAYGKEQRKRRAEVRARLKAVETEIEELGAHIVELENEINDPQVLRDHLLLRDKCDELDDTRFHQQELYEEWEKLAEEQEKFEADAE encoded by the coding sequence ATGCTGCTGGAACTGCAAGATTTGGGAAAAAGTTTTGGCGAACGTGAAGTGCTGGAGCATGTCACCGCGAGTGTAGAGCGCGGTGACAGAATCGGGATCATCGGTGCCAATGGTACAGGAAAGACAACGTTATTGCGAATTCTGTATGGCGAAAGTCTGCCGGACACAGGAACCGCGGCATTCGGCAATGGTGTCACCTGCGGATATCTGGAACAGAATGCGCATCTGGATCCGTCGCTTGATGTCTATGGAACGATGCGGTTGGCCTTTACGCCGGCGCTGGAAGCCATGCAGAAATTGGACACATTGCAGAAAGAATTGGCGCAGGAGCCGGAAAACACCCTCATCCAGGAAGAAATCAATCACTGTAATGCAGTGATTGACGCGATGGATGCATACCAGATGGACATCCAGATCAAGAAGGTGCTCAATGGAATGGGATTTCCTGCCGATACATGGCAGAAACCGGCTGGTGTACTCTCCGGAGGGGAGCAGACCCGCCTGCGTCTGGCAAGACTCTTACTGGAACGACCGGATCTTCTGATTCTGGATGAACCGACCAACCATTTGGATATTGAGACGATGGATTGGCTGGAAGAATATCTCAAAAGCTACCGTGGTGCGGTTCTGGTGGTTAGCCATGACCGGTATTTTCTGGATGCTGTCTGTACGCGCATCTGGGAATTGCGGGGGAAAACAATCCAGACCTACCGGGGCAACTATTCCGCCTATTTGCCGCAACGTCAGGCGGCGGATGAGCGACAGCAAAAGATGCATGACGCGGCAGTGGAAAAGGCGGCTAAGCTGCAGGAGTATATTGACCGAAATCTGGTGCGTGCATCTACGACCAAGATGGCGCAGAGCCGTCGTAAGCAGTTAGAAAAACTGGATATTGTAGAGGCTCCCACTGCAGAAGCATGGGAACTGAATTTTCGGTTTGAATATGACATTGAACCCTATGATGAATTGGTTATCATGAAGAATCTGACCGTTCGGATGGGGGAACGCACACTGATTGACGGGCTGGACTATACGGTGCATCGAGGGGATAAGTTGATCATTGCCGGACCGAACGGAACTGGCAAATCCACTTTGCTGCAGGTTCTGGATGGAAAACGCCGTCCTTCCGGAGGAATGGTTCGTTTGGGAAGCGGTGCCAAGCCGGGAATCTTCACGCAGCAGCAGGCGCGCCGCGCCGGCAGGGTGATTGATGCGATATGGAATCAATATCCCCGTTTTACTGAGTTGGAAGTTCGCAGCCATCTGGCACGGTTCGGTTATCGCGGCGAAGAAGTCTTTAAAGATTGTGCGCAGCTATCGGGTGGGGAACTGGCCCGTCTGCGCTTTGCGGAGCTGGCGCTGGAACGGCCCAACCTTATGTTCTTGGATGAACCGACCAACCATCTGGACATTTATATGCGGGAAAGCCTGACGCAGGCACTGTCGGCTTATACAGGAACTTTATTGCTCGTGACCCATGACCGGTATTTGATGCAGACGCTGGGGTGTCCGATCCTGTATCTGGAAAACGGAAAGGAGACTTTTTACCGCGACTTTGCGGCGTTCAAAAGTCGGGACACGGCCTCTTTTGCACAAAAAGAAAAGTCGGAGGAGCCGATCAAGAGGCAGGCTTACGGCAAAGAGCAGCGCAAGCGCCGTGCAGAAGTTCGTGCTCGCTTAAAGGCTGTGGAGACAGAAATCGAAGAACTGGGTGCCCATATTGTGGAACTGGAGAATGAGATCAATGATCCACAGGTGCTACGGGATCACCTGCTGCTGCGGGATAAATGCGATGAACTGGATGATACGCGTTTCCATCAGCAGGAGCTCTACGAGGAATGGGAAAAGCTGGCGGAAGAACAGGAAAAGTTTGAGGCAGACGCAGAGTAA
- a CDS encoding DUF4422 domain-containing protein produces MQTTIIIATHKPYWVPDDPMYLPVQMGHAIHPAIGYIGDDTGENISERNANFCELTGLYWAAHNIDSDYIGIVHYRRYFGSRKKSIFAPKKERVIGHEELGTILATTNVVLPKERHYFIETNYTQYIHAHHKQDLTVTRSIIERKCPEYLPAYDLYMSKTHGHHFNMFVMKRELLCHYCTWLFDILFELERELDMTGYSDNDRRVFGFVSERLLDAWLMTNNISYEELDLVYMEHQNWLHKGGAFLKRKFFPNNHE; encoded by the coding sequence TTGCAGACAACCATTATTATTGCCACGCATAAGCCGTATTGGGTACCGGATGATCCAATGTATCTTCCGGTACAAATGGGGCATGCGATTCATCCGGCGATTGGCTATATCGGGGATGATACCGGTGAGAATATTTCGGAACGGAACGCAAATTTTTGTGAGCTGACAGGACTGTACTGGGCGGCACACAACATTGATTCCGATTACATCGGCATTGTGCATTACCGCCGTTACTTTGGCAGCCGAAAAAAGAGCATCTTTGCTCCCAAAAAAGAACGTGTCATTGGCCATGAGGAACTGGGAACCATTCTGGCTACAACCAATGTGGTGTTGCCCAAAGAACGGCACTACTTTATTGAAACCAACTATACCCAGTATATCCATGCGCACCATAAACAGGATCTGACCGTTACACGGTCAATCATTGAAAGAAAGTGCCCGGAATACCTGCCTGCATACGATCTGTATATGTCCAAAACGCACGGACATCATTTTAATATGTTCGTGATGAAGCGGGAACTTCTGTGCCACTATTGTACATGGCTGTTTGATATTCTGTTTGAGCTGGAGCGGGAGCTGGATATGACCGGATATTCCGACAATGACAGGCGGGTGTTCGGATTCGTGAGTGAACGCTTGTTGGATGCCTGGCTTATGACCAACAACATCAGCTATGAAGAACTGGATCTTGTATATATGGAACATCAGAATTGGCTGCATAAGGGCGGCGCGTTTTTGAAGCGCAAGTTCTTCCCGAACAATCATGAGTAA
- a CDS encoding glycosyltransferase → MAAVVVTYNRLALLRQCLQALTNQTVTLAAIWVIDNASTDGTGEAVRAMPLSHLVYRNTGRNLGGAGGFAYGTREAAAAGYDALWLMDDDTIPENGALEMLLRADENLQGNYGWLSSRALAPDGSDQPMNRQRVTPYRDIGSYEGAEIPAVMASFVSLFLPTASVRKYGLPIAEFFIWSDDWEYTRRISRKMSCYVAPASRVIHAMQNPGTVNIATDVPARWERYHYFYRNDVVLYRREGLRGWLWLLAKDMWHTLQVLRDSRGHRWMRIRTIWKGFAAGVRFAPEIKYLR, encoded by the coding sequence GTGGCCGCAGTGGTGGTCACCTATAACCGTCTGGCGCTTTTGCGGCAATGCCTCCAGGCGCTGACAAACCAGACGGTGACTTTGGCAGCCATCTGGGTCATTGACAACGCCAGTACCGATGGAACCGGAGAAGCGGTTCGGGCAATGCCACTTTCCCATCTGGTATATCGGAATACAGGGCGAAATTTGGGCGGTGCCGGCGGGTTCGCCTATGGGACCCGGGAGGCCGCGGCTGCAGGGTATGATGCTTTGTGGCTGATGGACGACGACACGATTCCGGAGAATGGTGCCTTGGAAATGCTGCTGCGGGCAGACGAAAACCTGCAGGGAAATTACGGATGGCTTTCCAGTCGGGCGCTGGCACCGGATGGCAGCGATCAACCGATGAATCGTCAGCGCGTCACCCCCTATCGAGATATTGGGTCGTATGAGGGGGCCGAGATCCCTGCTGTGATGGCAAGTTTTGTTTCTCTTTTTCTTCCGACTGCATCCGTGCGGAAATACGGCCTTCCTATTGCGGAGTTTTTTATCTGGTCGGATGACTGGGAGTATACCCGCCGTATTTCCCGGAAAATGTCCTGCTATGTTGCTCCGGCAAGCCGTGTCATCCATGCAATGCAGAACCCTGGAACGGTGAATATTGCCACCGATGTGCCGGCACGCTGGGAACGGTATCATTATTTTTACCGTAACGATGTGGTCCTCTATCGCCGGGAAGGACTTAGGGGGTGGCTGTGGCTGCTGGCAAAGGACATGTGGCATACGCTGCAGGTTCTGAGGGACTCGCGTGGCCACCGTTGGATGAGAATTCGTACAATCTGGAAAGGGTTTGCGGCGGGAGTACGGTTCGCTCCAGAGATCAAGTATTTGCGATGA
- a CDS encoding HAD family hydrolase: protein MKNITETIVRLAASYEAVAFDVFDTLLKRDVGSPTDLFWLRGAEFAKMRTEAEAKARSSEKREVTLADIYAQPELSDWEPAQECAEELAASVANRPVLEAVRALHAQRKRVYFISDMYLPQEQIHAMLLRCGYDMLDGGFVSSSYGVQKRSGALFHRFLRETGLKAGQVLFVGDSWRADVLGAALAGIRAWHLPAPQPVQGTVEAQDCLSGALRAFVENRLSGVPYDGIALGFSVLGPLQIAYCRWIHAQRQIHKAGRIYFLARDMYLTRAVYSLLYPKEETFYLEVSRRSLCPALLTQQKYDLVAAALPRQMLSVRQIAAYCDATCPSDCAEIQLNLKEQGQGRIQEQLQTILKTLQPSDGSRQMSTYLESIGLRDGDILVDIGSGGTTQMLLESLCGIRLYGLQLSGDERLCTRFPEERAKVFLNLPSTAFRLYWAGQPILERMISQDVGPAIGYFRENGQITVHRGTQKKEPVISQLQQGALAFAREWETSVLQELDISAALAIEPFLKLVGSPEKDQLLLLGDLSVEDGGIYPLAAPKKILHYLLHPRELKKDLQLARWKIGFLARLLPLRLPYDRLYLAMKK, encoded by the coding sequence ATGAAAAACATTACCGAAACCATAGTGCGTCTGGCGGCTTCGTATGAGGCTGTGGCTTTTGACGTCTTTGATACTCTTCTGAAGCGGGATGTGGGAAGCCCTACCGATCTTTTTTGGCTCCGTGGGGCGGAGTTCGCCAAAATGCGCACAGAGGCAGAAGCGAAAGCGCGCTCATCCGAAAAGCGCGAAGTGACACTTGCTGACATTTATGCCCAACCGGAGCTTTCTGACTGGGAGCCCGCACAGGAGTGTGCAGAGGAACTGGCGGCATCGGTTGCCAATCGCCCGGTGCTGGAAGCTGTCCGCGCGTTACATGCACAAAGAAAACGAGTGTATTTTATCTCGGACATGTATCTGCCGCAAGAACAGATTCATGCCATGCTTCTGCGTTGCGGATACGATATGTTGGATGGCGGTTTTGTGTCCAGTTCTTATGGGGTACAGAAGCGGAGTGGGGCCCTGTTTCACCGATTTCTCCGGGAGACAGGCCTCAAGGCCGGCCAGGTCCTTTTTGTGGGGGACAGCTGGCGAGCAGATGTGCTGGGGGCCGCCTTGGCGGGGATCCGTGCATGGCATCTGCCTGCACCGCAGCCTGTACAGGGGACGGTGGAAGCACAGGATTGTTTATCCGGAGCCCTCCGCGCGTTTGTGGAAAATCGTCTGTCGGGGGTTCCCTATGATGGGATAGCGCTTGGATTTTCGGTGCTGGGGCCGTTGCAGATTGCGTATTGCCGTTGGATTCATGCTCAGCGTCAGATACATAAAGCCGGGCGTATCTATTTCCTTGCACGGGATATGTATTTGACCCGTGCCGTCTATTCGCTTTTGTATCCGAAGGAAGAAACTTTTTATCTGGAAGTTTCCCGGCGAAGCCTTTGCCCTGCCCTTTTGACGCAACAAAAATACGATTTGGTGGCAGCGGCATTGCCTCGTCAGATGCTCAGCGTCAGACAGATTGCAGCGTATTGCGATGCAACCTGTCCGTCCGATTGTGCGGAGATACAGCTGAATCTGAAAGAACAGGGACAGGGCCGGATACAGGAACAGCTGCAGACAATATTGAAAACTTTGCAGCCATCCGATGGCAGCCGACAGATGTCAACCTATCTGGAAAGCATTGGCCTGCGGGATGGGGACATACTGGTTGATATTGGCAGCGGTGGCACCACGCAGATGCTTTTGGAATCGCTGTGTGGGATCCGTCTGTATGGATTGCAGCTTTCGGGGGATGAAAGGCTGTGTACCCGTTTCCCCGAAGAAAGGGCAAAGGTCTTTCTCAACCTGCCTTCCACGGCATTCCGCTTATATTGGGCAGGACAGCCGATTCTGGAACGGATGATTTCTCAGGATGTGGGGCCGGCAATCGGGTACTTCCGGGAAAACGGGCAGATTACGGTTCACAGAGGAACACAGAAAAAGGAACCCGTCATTTCGCAGCTGCAGCAGGGAGCACTTGCCTTTGCCAGGGAATGGGAAACGAGTGTCCTGCAGGAATTGGATATTTCCGCGGCGCTTGCCATTGAGCCATTTTTAAAGCTAGTGGGAAGCCCGGAGAAAGATCAGTTGCTTCTGCTCGGAGATCTTTCCGTGGAAGACGGAGGAATCTATCCGCTGGCAGCCCCCAAAAAGATTTTGCATTATCTGCTGCATCCCCGAGAACTGAAAAAGGATCTGCAGCTGGCACGGTGGAAAATTGGCTTTTTGGCGCGATTGTTACCGCTGCGGTTGCCATATGACCGTCTGTATCTGGCCATGAAAAAATAA
- a CDS encoding glycosyltransferase family 2 protein, producing MAIRISIIIPIYNAASTLQAAVDSLLKQKIDEMELLLVDDGSTDDTPAVCHQLALQDNRIQVITQKNAGICAARNRGLSVARGEYIAFCDDDDEFLPGALQLLYETAERERADVVRGDYRLFRELRSGGFVEQRHEPGRYCCIWKEGYLAFLQNSGPQFVWNALYRKSALQNLRFDERCRYGLEDFVFNMTLYARTDRAVYLPDAVYCHYERAQSTSVCASSRALRARIEALEPWMAAEYGAVQSRCSEKEGRKLWPLRKAEAVTFLMHQLRDAKAPPMLRRHAWRTLRAVFSAYPARALDFWQGTGQNKKKTAALLLYQLRMQRLYDLLTGEQRRK from the coding sequence GTGGCAATTCGGATCAGCATTATTATTCCGATCTATAACGCCGCATCCACTTTGCAGGCGGCTGTCGATTCGCTGCTCAAACAGAAGATCGACGAAATGGAACTTCTTCTTGTCGACGATGGATCCACCGACGATACACCGGCGGTTTGCCATCAACTGGCATTGCAGGATAATCGTATACAGGTTATTACGCAGAAAAATGCCGGCATCTGTGCGGCCCGAAACCGCGGTCTGAGTGTGGCGAGGGGAGAATACATCGCTTTTTGCGATGATGACGACGAGTTCCTTCCGGGAGCCTTGCAGCTTTTGTATGAAACGGCGGAACGGGAGCGGGCAGATGTGGTCCGAGGAGATTATCGTCTGTTCCGGGAACTGCGGTCCGGTGGTTTCGTGGAGCAAAGGCATGAGCCGGGGAGATATTGCTGTATTTGGAAGGAAGGATATCTGGCGTTTCTGCAAAACAGTGGACCGCAGTTCGTCTGGAATGCGCTGTACAGAAAATCTGCTTTGCAAAATCTTCGGTTTGACGAGCGCTGTCGGTATGGCCTGGAGGACTTTGTCTTTAATATGACTTTGTACGCGCGGACAGATCGAGCGGTATATCTTCCGGATGCGGTATATTGTCATTACGAACGTGCCCAGAGTACGTCGGTATGTGCATCTTCCCGTGCGCTGCGGGCCCGAATCGAGGCACTGGAGCCGTGGATGGCAGCGGAGTACGGAGCGGTCCAGAGCCGCTGCTCTGAGAAAGAAGGCCGTAAACTCTGGCCGCTGCGCAAGGCCGAGGCGGTTACGTTTTTGATGCACCAGTTGCGGGACGCCAAGGCGCCGCCGATGCTGCGTCGCCATGCTTGGCGTACACTGCGTGCGGTCTTTTCCGCATATCCTGCCCGGGCACTTGACTTTTGGCAGGGGACAGGGCAAAATAAGAAGAAAACGGCAGCGCTGCTGCTGTATCAGCTGCGTATGCAGCGTTTGTATGATCTGCTCACAGGGGAACAACGCAGAAAATAA
- a CDS encoding NAD-dependent epimerase/dehydratase family protein encodes MKTILVTGAAGYIGRHVVKNALDRGYRVIASDFAFKGLDDRAEFCDVPIFSGDRDIYRQLGNPDVCIHLAWRDGFRHNSPAHMRDLSSHVVFLNHLVEGGLQALSVMGTMHEVGYWEGPINESTPCKPQSQYGIAKNALRQSLMLSMADSPCKLHWLRAYYITGDEAHGSSIFAKLAQAEEEGKKTFPFTSGKNLYDFIDVEDLANMIVAASVQTEINGIINVCTGKPQSLADRVEGFLKEKHYKIKLDYGAFPDRPYDSPGTWGDATKINQILEKERT; translated from the coding sequence ATGAAAACGATTTTGGTGACAGGCGCGGCCGGCTATATTGGCCGTCACGTAGTGAAAAACGCGTTGGATCGGGGATATCGGGTCATCGCATCGGATTTTGCGTTCAAGGGACTGGATGACCGGGCAGAATTCTGCGATGTGCCGATTTTCAGCGGGGACAGGGATATTTATCGCCAGTTGGGAAACCCGGATGTATGCATCCACCTTGCTTGGCGGGATGGATTTCGTCACAATTCTCCGGCGCATATGCGCGATCTGTCTTCCCATGTGGTCTTTTTGAACCACCTGGTGGAAGGCGGCCTGCAGGCTTTGAGCGTAATGGGAACGATGCATGAGGTGGGATACTGGGAAGGCCCCATCAATGAAAGTACCCCTTGCAAGCCCCAGAGCCAGTACGGTATTGCCAAGAATGCACTTCGGCAGAGCCTGATGCTCTCGATGGCGGACAGCCCGTGTAAACTGCATTGGCTGCGCGCGTATTATATCACCGGGGATGAGGCACACGGCAGTTCGATTTTTGCCAAGCTGGCCCAGGCGGAAGAGGAAGGTAAAAAGACTTTTCCGTTCACCAGCGGTAAGAACCTGTATGATTTTATCGATGTGGAAGACCTTGCCAACATGATCGTGGCCGCCAGTGTCCAGACGGAAATCAACGGCATTATCAATGTATGTACCGGAAAGCCGCAATCTTTGGCAGACCGCGTGGAAGGCTTCCTGAAAGAAAAGCATTATAAAATCAAGCTGGATTACGGCGCCTTCCCGGACCGTCCTTATGACAGCCCGGGAACCTGGGGTGATGCCACAAAGATCAATCAAATTCTCGAAAAGGAACGGACATGA
- a CDS encoding rhamnan synthesis F family protein, which translates to MKRLGIFFFYEKNGDVDDFITYYLADLAKNLSELIVVCNGKLSEQGRRAFSQFTDQILVRENKGLDVWAYKTALDHYGWERLSEFDEIVMTNSTLMGPVRPLQEMFDAMAEKEDLDFWGLTMHHGAKTNPFKGKHLYRYLPAHIQSHFIVYRKRFVQSAELQAYWNEMPMIESYTDSVQRYEAVFTKQFADRGFKWDVYVKTEDLKDFTDYPLLVCPTRLLRDKKCPLFKRRSFMHALEAYLNDTAGEPVRELYEYLRDETDYPMDLIWKNMIRTMHPHEFTRNLGLTRVIQPVVQNAKQAEELCAQRRIALAMHLYFMDMLEQSVAFAAKFPPQTDVFVSTNSEEKKEQIEQAFSGQKLHSVTVMVVENRGRDVGAFLCDLAPHLRNYDYACFMHDKKAIQTKPGSVGASFGYVCNENVCKNAAHVLNVLCEFENDPYLGILCPPYPTHGLYFMNMCSGGWGPNFENTKKLLKELGLDVPISGEESPIAPFGSVFWFRPKALEPLFAHGWQHTDFPQEPLPQDGTISHAIERVYPFVAQAAGYYPAVVMSSSFAVLRNDTMQAYANGMIRPLARVFDCTTFWAAATAATAFAAKRHLFGVYGPYANTRRRHARNWLRDNLPAPAYKGLMATKRAVFGPRHGPYED; encoded by the coding sequence ATGAAAAGACTGGGCATTTTTTTCTTCTACGAGAAGAATGGCGATGTAGATGATTTCATCACCTATTACCTGGCAGATCTTGCCAAAAACCTGAGTGAACTGATTGTGGTGTGCAATGGTAAGCTCAGCGAGCAGGGACGTCGGGCGTTCTCACAATTTACCGACCAGATTCTTGTGCGGGAAAATAAAGGCCTCGACGTTTGGGCTTATAAGACTGCACTGGATCATTATGGGTGGGAGCGGCTTTCGGAATTTGACGAAATTGTGATGACAAACTCTACCCTGATGGGGCCGGTACGACCGCTTCAGGAGATGTTTGATGCAATGGCCGAAAAGGAAGACCTGGATTTCTGGGGCCTGACGATGCATCATGGTGCCAAGACCAATCCGTTCAAAGGCAAACATCTCTATCGATATTTGCCGGCACATATTCAGTCGCATTTTATTGTTTACCGAAAACGGTTTGTGCAAAGCGCGGAACTGCAGGCGTATTGGAACGAGATGCCGATGATTGAAAGCTATACCGATTCGGTACAGCGTTATGAAGCAGTTTTTACCAAGCAGTTTGCAGATCGCGGGTTTAAATGGGACGTCTATGTTAAGACGGAAGATCTGAAAGATTTTACCGACTATCCGTTGCTGGTATGCCCGACCCGACTTTTGCGGGATAAAAAATGTCCGCTTTTCAAGCGCCGCAGTTTCATGCATGCATTGGAGGCATATCTCAATGATACAGCAGGGGAACCGGTGCGGGAACTGTATGAGTATCTGCGGGATGAAACGGATTATCCAATGGATCTGATCTGGAAAAACATGATCCGTACCATGCACCCACATGAATTTACCAGGAACCTGGGATTGACGAGGGTTATCCAGCCTGTCGTACAAAATGCAAAACAGGCGGAAGAACTCTGTGCACAGCGGCGAATTGCCTTGGCGATGCATCTGTATTTTATGGATATGCTGGAGCAGAGTGTTGCATTTGCTGCTAAATTCCCGCCGCAGACGGATGTTTTTGTTTCTACCAACAGCGAAGAAAAGAAAGAACAGATTGAACAGGCGTTTTCAGGTCAAAAGCTGCACAGTGTAACGGTTATGGTTGTGGAAAACCGCGGCAGAGACGTAGGCGCATTTTTGTGCGATCTGGCACCGCATCTGCGGAACTATGACTATGCCTGTTTCATGCATGACAAAAAGGCGATCCAGACCAAGCCCGGCAGCGTTGGGGCCAGCTTTGGGTATGTGTGCAATGAGAATGTGTGCAAGAATGCGGCGCATGTACTCAATGTCCTGTGTGAGTTTGAAAACGATCCTTATCTAGGAATTCTCTGTCCCCCGTATCCGACGCACGGTCTTTACTTTATGAACATGTGTTCGGGCGGATGGGGCCCAAACTTTGAAAACACCAAAAAACTCCTGAAAGAGTTGGGACTGGATGTGCCGATCTCGGGGGAAGAGTCGCCCATCGCACCGTTTGGCAGTGTCTTCTGGTTCCGCCCCAAAGCATTGGAGCCGCTTTTTGCACACGGCTGGCAGCACACGGATTTCCCACAGGAGCCGTTGCCGCAGGATGGAACGATTAGCCATGCGATCGAGAGAGTCTATCCATTTGTAGCACAGGCTGCCGGGTATTATCCGGCGGTGGTGATGAGCAGTTCCTTTGCGGTTTTGCGCAACGATACGATGCAGGCATATGCCAACGGCATGATCCGGCCATTGGCAAGGGTATTCGATTGTACGACCTTCTGGGCAGCTGCGACGGCTGCAACAGCTTTCGCGGCCAAGCGGCATCTGTTCGGTGTCTACGGCCCGTATGCCAATACGCGGCGGCGTCATGCCCGCAACTGGTTGCGGGATAATTTGCCGGCACCGGCTTATAAAGGACTGATGGCGACCAAGCGGGCTGTTTTCGGTCCGCGCCACGGCCCTTATGAGGATTGA
- a CDS encoding rhamnan synthesis F family protein: MKRLVIYFHYDAQGSLDGPCRFAIAALRRNADLVLVTNGILTEESRAWVRQKNLRLMERENNGFDVGAYREALLSLGQDVVCCYEELVLMNYTLAGPVCSLAAMWEHMERRQDLDFWGLTRHYAMHSRRFGGTVPEHLQSHFLAVRKRMFGSPDFWEYWQTMKLPRSYEESVIRHETRFTGYFAERGYRWDSYVQTDDLKPVFINPIMACPKELLEERCCPFFKRRSFFTPYLDELRRTDGNAAAELYAYLQSKTSYPVEALVRSLLRTQPLSALCQNLHWHYVVAEKDNTQETDLQKQGLRLVRFVPFESEPVTDWYLRKSAQCAEGRLAEAASLFAEKPLLGVLSPALPLWPKALQTVKSRWHADRSLLDKKLSVPLGNDPPPAPHAGWALVRSDAFPQGVPIVEQEIDCWLLPLIAQQNGYYSATFESVGQAAARAEYGDVYIQASAEPAAVAKQLGRLVKHKLKKG; encoded by the coding sequence ATGAAGCGACTGGTGATCTATTTTCACTATGACGCGCAGGGCTCGTTGGACGGGCCCTGCCGTTTTGCAATTGCGGCACTTCGCAGAAATGCGGATCTGGTGCTGGTTACCAATGGCATCTTGACAGAGGAAAGCCGGGCCTGGGTACGGCAGAAAAATCTTCGCTTGATGGAGCGGGAAAACAATGGGTTTGATGTGGGTGCCTATCGGGAGGCACTTTTGTCTCTGGGGCAAGACGTCGTGTGCTGCTATGAAGAACTTGTCCTCATGAACTATACCTTGGCAGGGCCGGTCTGTTCTCTTGCGGCTATGTGGGAACACATGGAACGGCGACAAGATTTGGATTTTTGGGGGCTGACACGTCACTATGCCATGCACAGCCGCCGATTTGGTGGAACTGTACCGGAGCATCTGCAGTCTCATTTCCTGGCTGTACGAAAACGGATGTTCGGCTCTCCGGATTTCTGGGAGTACTGGCAGACGATGAAACTGCCGCGCAGCTATGAAGAATCCGTCATTCGGCATGAAACCCGTTTTACGGGCTATTTTGCAGAGCGCGGCTACCGCTGGGACAGCTATGTTCAGACGGACGATTTGAAACCGGTTTTCATCAATCCGATTATGGCCTGCCCCAAGGAACTGCTGGAAGAGCGGTGCTGCCCGTTTTTCAAGCGTCGCAGTTTTTTTACGCCATATCTGGATGAATTGCGGCGGACGGATGGCAATGCTGCCGCAGAATTGTATGCATATTTACAAAGCAAAACATCCTATCCCGTGGAGGCACTGGTTCGCTCCTTGTTGCGGACGCAGCCGCTTTCTGCGCTTTGCCAAAATCTGCACTGGCATTATGTGGTAGCAGAGAAGGACAATACACAGGAAACCGATTTGCAAAAGCAGGGGCTTCGGCTGGTACGGTTTGTTCCGTTTGAAAGTGAACCGGTCACCGACTGGTATCTGCGAAAAAGTGCGCAATGTGCGGAAGGACGGCTTGCAGAGGCCGCATCACTGTTTGCGGAAAAACCTTTGTTGGGAGTGCTGAGCCCCGCCTTGCCGCTGTGGCCCAAGGCACTGCAAACGGTGAAAAGCCGTTGGCATGCAGATCGGTCTCTGCTGGACAAAAAGTTGAGCGTTCCCTTGGGCAATGATCCTCCGCCGGCGCCTCACGCCGGATGGGCGCTGGTCAGATCGGATGCATTCCCGCAGGGCGTACCGATTGTGGAACAGGAAATAGATTGCTGGCTTCTGCCGCTGATAGCGCAACAGAACGGGTACTACAGTGCGACTTTCGAAAGTGTTGGTCAGGCAGCGGCCCGGGCGGAGTATGGCGATGTTTATATTCAGGCATCGGCGGAACCCGCTGCGGTAGCTAAACAGTTGGGACGCCTTGTAAAGCACAAACTGAAGAAGGGCTGA